One Pullulanibacillus sp. KACC 23026 DNA segment encodes these proteins:
- a CDS encoding ZIP family metal transporter, which produces MWLVLLLCFIAAIADVLGGALTVIKKFNQKEIFLITSLGTGFLLGATLLDRLPESLLDLPDTAPLYITIGYLILLVLSRLNHHHHGNTPIEANLSMDTFSDNHGSAHSKALIQNQKSVMASFLSLLFHTFIDGVIIAGAFTINESTGILIFLAITLHKIPEGFSMASLFLAAGSSRGRALLTSAGLALSTIIGAVVTLQLKTLDSHLINILMALATGTFLYISTSELIPVVRGRFQNLLAVVIGVVLFYGSLLLVKHVGLG; this is translated from the coding sequence GTGTGGCTAGTCCTTTTACTTTGCTTCATTGCCGCTATTGCGGATGTATTAGGTGGAGCACTTACCGTTATAAAGAAGTTTAATCAAAAAGAGATTTTTCTAATTACAAGCTTAGGTACCGGATTTTTACTTGGGGCTACTTTGTTAGATCGTCTTCCTGAATCCTTATTGGACTTACCGGATACAGCACCGCTCTATATAACCATCGGCTACTTAATATTGTTGGTTTTAAGCCGTTTGAATCATCATCACCATGGGAATACCCCCATTGAAGCTAATTTAAGTATGGACACCTTTTCGGATAACCACGGCAGCGCACACAGCAAAGCGCTCATTCAAAATCAAAAATCAGTCATGGCATCCTTTTTAAGCCTGCTCTTTCATACCTTTATTGATGGGGTCATTATTGCAGGGGCTTTTACCATTAATGAATCCACCGGTATTCTCATATTTTTGGCCATCACCTTACATAAAATACCAGAAGGCTTCAGTATGGCTTCTCTTTTTCTTGCTGCAGGAAGTTCGCGCGGACGAGCCTTATTGACTTCGGCCGGACTGGCTCTTTCGACAATAATTGGAGCTGTCGTCACCCTTCAGTTAAAAACATTAGATTCACATCTCATTAATATTTTAATGGCACTTGCAACGGGCACTTTCCTATATATCTCTACATCCGAACTGATCCCTGTTGTAAGGGGACGTTTTCAAAATCTGCTGGCAGTTGTTATAGGTGTTGTTTTATTCTACGGGTCGCTTCTATTAGTTAAACATGTGGGATTAGGTTAA
- a CDS encoding undecaprenyl-diphosphate phosphatase — protein sequence MNLLQTFIFAIVQGISELFPISSVAHGVFTPYVFHWQLSPDFLEEHFLPYVVMLHLGTALALLIYFWRDWVEMIKSIFVGNRRILLLVIVATIPAAIIGLVLETPIRNGFSNVTSASILLIINGFFLFFGEKLRSRGNKEIEDLKFGQAIVIGLFQSLALFPGFSRSGSSMTAGFWLGLKHEAAARFSMLLATPIIAGASILEVPKIVHAGGDLLKMSLLGGVLAGIFAFISAWILMNWFKRKEINAMRPFSYYCWIVGIIILITSLV from the coding sequence TTGAATTTATTACAGACGTTTATTTTTGCCATTGTCCAAGGGATTTCTGAATTATTTCCAATAAGCAGTGTTGCTCACGGTGTCTTTACACCATATGTTTTTCATTGGCAACTGAGCCCCGATTTCTTAGAAGAACATTTCTTACCTTACGTTGTCATGTTGCATTTGGGGACAGCCTTAGCTTTACTCATTTATTTCTGGCGTGACTGGGTCGAGATGATAAAGTCGATCTTTGTTGGGAATCGTCGGATTTTATTGCTGGTTATTGTAGCAACTATACCTGCTGCCATTATTGGGTTAGTGCTTGAAACCCCAATTCGAAATGGGTTTAGCAATGTAACAAGTGCTTCTATCCTATTAATAATAAACGGCTTCTTTTTATTTTTTGGTGAAAAACTTCGGTCGCGAGGAAATAAAGAAATTGAGGATTTGAAGTTTGGACAAGCTATTGTGATTGGTCTTTTTCAATCTCTTGCCCTATTCCCAGGGTTTTCACGCTCTGGATCAAGTATGACAGCTGGATTCTGGCTCGGTCTTAAGCATGAAGCCGCTGCACGCTTTTCGATGCTGCTTGCAACGCCAATTATTGCAGGTGCAAGTATTCTAGAAGTACCGAAGATCGTTCACGCTGGAGGCGATCTTTTGAAAATGTCCCTCTTAGGCGGAGTGTTAGCCGGAATTTTTGCCTTTATAAGTGCTTGGATTCTTATGAATTGGTTTAAGCGTAAAGAAATTAATGCCATGAGACCATTTTCTTACTACTGTTGGATCGTCGGGATCATTATTTTAATTACAAGTCTTGTCTAA
- a CDS encoding DedA family protein, translating into MDLLSSIQPLIQHYGYFGVFIILCLEMIGIPFPAETTLVLSGVEWKQGIFSFFPLVLSGILGHLLGSSIAYSIGRYLGRPFLIRYQRIFRITDATLDRAQQRLEKARAPVLIISKFIAGIRIIVPYLAGINGLPFTEFIVWSSVGTIIWVFIFIMFGQTVAFLIHHAIQVISQNPYLSIPIGLVLLGIIIAFFIFKAKRKKQLRERESSVSQDKD; encoded by the coding sequence TTGGACCTTTTATCGTCTATTCAGCCTTTAATACAACACTACGGTTATTTTGGCGTGTTTATCATACTTTGTCTTGAAATGATCGGCATTCCCTTTCCTGCAGAAACAACACTTGTTCTTTCAGGGGTCGAATGGAAACAAGGTATTTTTTCTTTTTTTCCTCTAGTCCTCTCTGGAATTCTAGGTCATTTATTGGGATCATCTATAGCCTATTCCATTGGGCGTTACCTTGGACGCCCTTTCCTTATCCGTTATCAAAGGATTTTTCGGATTACAGATGCAACGCTTGATCGTGCCCAACAGCGCTTGGAAAAGGCCAGAGCCCCCGTTCTCATTATTTCAAAGTTTATTGCCGGCATTCGGATTATTGTCCCCTATTTAGCTGGCATTAACGGACTTCCTTTTACCGAGTTCATCGTTTGGAGTTCAGTTGGTACAATTATATGGGTATTTATATTTATCATGTTTGGTCAGACAGTGGCTTTCTTAATTCATCATGCGATTCAGGTGATTAGTCAGAATCCGTACCTGTCTATTCCAATTGGCCTTGTTCTCCTAGGCATCATCATTGCGTTTTTCATATTCAAAGCTAAAAGAAAGAAACAGCTTCGAGAAAGGGAGTCAAGCGTTTCACAAGATAAAGATTAG
- a CDS encoding DUF2680 domain-containing protein, with translation MKRFMPLLASFLIGMGIFLPQSSAGAVTKAAVKTQQPQLTAEQKMEIKTIRQRILKGQIDLINKYVEFGVLTRDKGDALISDLKSRETKWQNDVISQSQEKNKKPAEPKQKTRTKKEGSKK, from the coding sequence ATGAAACGATTCATGCCTTTATTAGCCTCTTTTTTAATCGGTATGGGGATCTTCCTACCACAAAGCTCGGCAGGCGCTGTAACGAAAGCAGCGGTTAAGACGCAACAGCCCCAATTGACGGCAGAACAGAAAATGGAAATAAAGACGATTCGTCAACGGATTCTTAAGGGACAAATCGATTTAATCAATAAATATGTGGAATTTGGTGTTCTCACAAGGGATAAGGGAGATGCGCTTATTTCCGACCTCAAAAGCCGGGAGACTAAATGGCAAAATGATGTCATCAGTCAGTCGCAAGAAAAAAATAAGAAACCAGCAGAACCGAAACAAAAAACACGGACCAAAAAAGAGGGTTCTAAGAAATAA
- a CDS encoding glycosyltransferase, with protein MNERNRILILYANYGEGHKMAAKAIEANLKIQLPEADIRTADFLGDTFPISDWIMRKLYLQTFSWAKPIYKQLYYRTKDFTVDSFAFSMPSSLLTLKLEQYIEDFKPSLVISTFPSITGILAKTKEKGRYRFTLYCVLTDYVAHSQWLYHSVDRYFVPTEELREDLIRRGIPDANIQTTGIPVMPKFETRTQKSTLLEKWGLSEKSPIVLISAGAFGVINIKKACEQLLDDCPDVQFLVVCGRNEKLYQQLSQLPKLITIHYTEDMHELMQLSDLFITKAGGLSISEAIMSELPMILFKSQPGQETENVKFLIRQRVAKRVKSTEELSSVVLGILNDNKLWTRMKTNIKELRNTMIRNLSLTDCVIKDLGRTPNEVDVIRLREKRLYEI; from the coding sequence ATGAATGAAAGGAACCGCATATTAATCTTATATGCAAACTATGGTGAGGGCCATAAGATGGCTGCAAAAGCCATCGAAGCCAATCTTAAAATTCAATTGCCTGAGGCGGATATACGGACAGCTGATTTCCTTGGTGATACTTTTCCAATCAGCGACTGGATTATGCGCAAACTCTATCTGCAGACCTTTTCATGGGCAAAACCCATTTATAAACAACTTTATTATCGAACGAAGGATTTCACAGTCGATTCCTTTGCTTTTTCCATGCCTTCTTCCTTACTCACTTTAAAATTAGAGCAGTACATAGAAGATTTTAAACCGAGCCTGGTCATTAGTACCTTCCCTTCCATCACTGGGATATTGGCAAAAACTAAGGAAAAAGGCCGTTACAGATTTACTCTTTATTGCGTTCTCACCGATTATGTGGCTCATAGTCAATGGCTCTACCATTCCGTTGACCGATATTTCGTGCCAACGGAAGAACTTCGTGAGGATTTGATCCGGCGCGGAATTCCTGATGCCAATATTCAAACCACCGGGATTCCTGTCATGCCTAAGTTTGAAACACGTACTCAGAAATCCACGCTTTTAGAAAAGTGGGGATTATCTGAAAAAAGTCCCATTGTATTAATTTCGGCAGGAGCCTTTGGTGTCATTAATATCAAAAAAGCGTGTGAACAGCTGCTTGATGATTGCCCAGATGTTCAATTTCTTGTTGTTTGCGGGCGAAATGAAAAACTCTACCAGCAGCTCTCACAGTTGCCCAAGCTCATTACGATTCATTATACGGAGGACATGCATGAACTCATGCAGCTATCCGATTTATTTATTACAAAAGCTGGTGGATTGTCCATTTCTGAAGCTATTATGAGCGAGCTTCCCATGATTTTATTTAAATCGCAGCCTGGTCAGGAAACGGAGAATGTTAAATTTCTCATTCGACAAAGAGTAGCAAAAAGGGTAAAATCAACAGAGGAATTGTCTTCCGTTGTTTTGGGAATATTGAATGATAACAAGCTATGGACGAGAATGAAGACTAATATAAAAGAGTTGCGCAACACGATGATTCGCAATTTATCCCTGACTGATTGTGTGATTAAAGACCTTGGCCGAACTCCTAATGAGGTGGATGTAATTAGACTCCGTGAAAAAAGATTATATGAAATTTAA
- a CDS encoding manganese efflux pump, which produces MHILTILFVGIIANVDNLVIGFSYGIKKTRIPIISNIMIACMSMVCSLIALLIGHWLSSYLKPNFAGILGGTLLIIIGGLSIWSTFYERNQKTKEISPNLVKVIYEPTTADLDFNNTISMKESIFLGLALALNSISTSFSVGLTDPSILLYILSIGLFSLLSIWIGGRLGDKLKASLTSLETFAPIVSGILLFLIGLYEVIH; this is translated from the coding sequence ATGCATATCTTAACTATTCTATTCGTAGGGATCATTGCAAATGTCGATAATCTTGTTATTGGATTTTCATATGGCATTAAAAAAACAAGGATTCCTATTATTTCAAATATCATGATTGCCTGTATGTCAATGGTTTGCTCATTAATAGCTCTCCTAATTGGTCATTGGCTCTCTTCCTACCTCAAGCCAAATTTCGCGGGAATCTTAGGCGGGACATTGCTCATTATTATAGGAGGGCTTAGCATTTGGTCAACTTTTTATGAGCGGAATCAAAAAACAAAGGAAATATCACCCAATTTAGTTAAAGTTATATACGAACCCACAACAGCAGACCTTGATTTTAATAATACGATTTCAATGAAAGAATCCATTTTTTTAGGGCTTGCACTTGCTTTAAATAGTATTAGCACGAGTTTCAGCGTCGGTTTAACCGATCCCAGTATCCTTCTCTATATTTTATCCATTGGACTTTTTTCACTTCTGTCTATTTGGATAGGCGGAAGACTTGGCGACAAACTAAAAGCTTCACTAACTAGTTTGGAGACTTTTGCTCCAATTGTTTCAGGGATCTTGCTCTTTCTAATTGGACTCTATGAAGTCATTCACTAA
- a CDS encoding DUF420 domain-containing protein, whose translation MTVNTSHNKQFATLIIVFSIVANVIILLLFFSPLGYQGKVSFDVNIFPRLDAIFNSFTFIFLWAALIAIRMKKINVHRGFILAAFICTTLFLFSYLSFHYLTPPPHYGGTGAVRTIYFILLTTHSILASIIVPLALFALYWGWTMQVSKHKKIVRWTMPIWLYVSLTGVIVYLMMSPYY comes from the coding sequence ATGACGGTTAATACGTCACATAATAAACAATTTGCAACTCTGATCATTGTTTTTTCTATTGTTGCTAACGTGATCATTCTTTTGTTGTTTTTTTCACCGCTCGGTTATCAGGGAAAAGTGAGCTTTGATGTCAACATTTTTCCTCGTCTTGATGCTATTTTTAACAGCTTTACATTTATTTTCTTATGGGCCGCGCTGATTGCAATTCGCATGAAAAAAATCAATGTCCATAGAGGCTTTATTTTAGCCGCCTTTATCTGTACCACTTTATTTCTCTTTAGTTATTTAAGCTTTCATTATCTAACACCACCTCCCCATTATGGCGGAACAGGGGCGGTTCGGACGATTTATTTCATTCTCTTAACAACTCACAGTATTTTAGCCTCCATCATTGTCCCACTTGCTCTCTTTGCCCTCTATTGGGGTTGGACAATGCAAGTAAGTAAACATAAAAAGATCGTACGCTGGACTATGCCCATTTGGCTTTATGTGAGTTTAACGGGTGTCATTGTATACTTGATGATGTCCCCATATTATTAA